In Fusarium oxysporum f. sp. lycopersici 4287 chromosome 11, whole genome shotgun sequence, the following are encoded in one genomic region:
- a CDS encoding 3-oxoacyl-[acyl-carrier protein] reductase, which translates to MFVKALLQNGAAKVYIAGRRKEKLDEVASSLGDKVVGVQCDVTSKSDLQNMVSQIEKDIGYVNLLVCNSGIGGPQVKPITPETTLEEWAKSNFDTDFGDYVNTFAINTASVWFTSMAFLPLLKKGNEKGNVEQTSQVIVTSSIAAFNKKAPGGWAYGQSKAGAVLAAKQLAVALPQWNIRANCIAPGLFPSEMSEPIVKMYTDESGQPGAVPTSMAPLRRMGDEKDMSGTFLYLASRAGGYCNGTVIVVDGGRLSNFPTTN; encoded by the exons ATGTTCGTCAAGGCGTTACTCCAGAATGGTGCCGCAAAGGTCTACATCGCTGGTCGAAGGAAGGAAAAGCTCGATGAAGTCGCCAGCTCATTGGGCGACAAGGTCGTTGGGGTTCAGTGCGACGTCACCTCCAAGTCAGATCTGCAGAACATGGTCTCTCAGATTGAGAAGGACATTGGGTACGTCAACCTGTTGGTGTGCAACTCTGGTATTGGAGGACCTCAGGTGAAGCCAATTACTCCCGAAACAACCTTGGAAGAATGGGCCAAGTCCAACTTTGACACTGATTTCGGCGATTATGTCAACACTTTCGCCATCAATACCGCGTCGGTTTGGTTCACCAGCATGGCTTTTCTCCCACTTCTGAAGAAGGGCAACGAGAAGGGAAATGTCGAGCAGACGTCACAAGTCATTGTCACCAGCTCCATCGCCGCATTCAACAAGAAAGCCCCCGGCGGTTGGGCATACGGGCAGTCCAAGGCTGGAGCTGTTCTAGCAGCCAAGCAGCTTGCCGTTGCCCTTCCCCAGTGGAATATCAGAGCCAACTGCATTGCTCCTGGAT TATTCCCCAGCGAGATGTCAGAACCAATTGTCAAGATGTATACCGATGAGTCAGGACAGCCTGGTGCCGTGCCAACGTCAATGGCACCGCTTCGAAGAATgggagatgagaaggatatgTCAGGAACTTTTCTATATCTAGCATCTCGGGCGGGTGGATATTGTAACGGCACAGTTATAGTCGTCGATGGCGGTCGCTTGAGTAACTTTCCGACCACGAATTAG
- a CDS encoding alkaline proteinase has protein sequence MTSIRRLALALGALLPAVLAAPADILSKRQAVPDKYIITLKPDASDSSVAAHLNWVGDVHRRSLNKRDTSGVEKTFNISSWSAYSGEFDKSTIAEIKKSPEVAFVEPDYTMYLSYEESEPELADRALTTQSGAPWGLGTISHRTSGSTSYIYDTTAGQGSYAYVVDSGVQVSHTNFGGRASLGYNAVGGAHEDTLGHGTHVAGTIAGTTYGVAKRANIISVKVFAGREGSTSTILAGFNWAVNDITSKSRAGRSVINLSLGGPASQTWTSAINAAYNSGVLSVVAAGNGDDAGRPLPVSGQSPANAPNALTVAAIDSSWRPASFTNYGAGVDVFGPGVNILSTWIGSNSATNTISGTSMACPHVAGLALYLQVLEGLSTPASVTNRIKSLATTGRITGTLSGSPNSVAYNGNGA, from the exons ATGACTAGCATCCGCCGCCTCGCTCTGGCTCTTGGAGCTCTGCTCCCCGCAGTCCTCGCTGCTCCTGCCGATATCCTCTCCAAGCGACAGGCTGTTCCCGACAAGTACATCATCACCCTCAAGCCCGACGCCTCTGACTCCTCTGTTGCGGCTCACTTGAACTGGGTTGGTGATGTCCACCGCCGCAGCCTCAACAAGCGTGACACTTCcggtgttgagaagactttcaacatcagcagctgGAGCGCTTACTCTGGCGAGTTCGACAAGTCCACCAttgctgagatcaagaagagccCTGAG GTTGCCTTCGTTGAGCCTGACTACACTATGTACCTCAGCTACGAGGAGTCGGAGCCCGAGCTTGCTGACCGTGCTCTGACCACCCAGTCTGGTGCCCCATGGGGTCTCGGTACGATCTCTCACCGAACCTCCGGCTCTACCAGCTACATCTACGACACCACTGCCGGCCAAGGTTCTTACGCCTACGTCGTTGACAGCGGTGTCCAGGTCAGCCACACCAACTTCGGTGGCCGTGCTTCTCTTGGTTACAACGCTGTTGGTGGTGCTCACGAGGATACCCTCGGTCACGGTACTCACGTTGCCGGTACCATCGCTGGTACTACCTACGGTGTCGCCAAGCGG GCCAACATCATTTCTGTCAAGGTCTTCGCTGGCCGTGAGGGATCTACCTCCACCATTCTTGCTGGTTTCAACTGGGCTGTCAACGACATCACCTCCAAGAGCCGTGCTGGTCGCTCTGTTATCAACCTGTCTCTTGGCGGTCCCGCTTCTCAGACCTGGACCTCTGCCATCAACGCTGCCTACAACTCTGGCGTCCTCTCTGTTGTTGCTGCCGGTAACGGTGATGACGCCGGCCGACCTCTTCCCGTCTCTGGCCAGTCTCCTGCCAACGCTCCCAACGCTCTGACCGTTGCTGCCATCGACTCCAGCTGGCGCCCTGCTTCTTTCACCAACTACGGTGCTGGTGTCGACGTCTTCGGCCCAGGTGTCAACATCCTCTCCACCTGGATCGGCTCCAACTCTGCtaccaacaccatcagcgGTACCTCCATGGCCTGCCCTCACGTTGCCGGTCTTGCTCTGTACCTCCAGGTCCTTGAGGGTCTCTCCACCCCCGCCTCCGTTACCAACCGTATTAAGTCTCTCGCCACTACTGGCAGAATCACTGGTACTCTCAGCGGCTCTCCCAACAGCGTTGCTTACAATGGTAACGGTGCTTAA
- a CDS encoding 3-oxoacyl-[acyl-carrier protein] reductase gives MSSEQLSAGSLFSLNGLVAVVTGGGSGIGLMFVKALLQNGAAKVYIAGRRKEKLDEVASSLGDKVVGVQCDVTSKSDLQNMVSQIEKDIGYVNLLVCNSGIGGPQVKPITPETTLEEWAKSNFDTDFGDYVNTFAINTASVWFTSMAFLPLLKKGNEKGNVEQTSQVIVTSSIAAFNKKAPGGWAYGQSKAGAVLAAKQLAVALPQWNIRANCIAPGLFPSEMSEPIVKMYTDESGQPGAVPTSMAPLRRMGDEKDMSGTFLYLASRAGGYCNGTVIVVDGGRLSNFPTTN, from the exons ATGTCTTCAGAACAACTCAGCGCTGGCTcactcttcagcctcaaTGGCCTTGTCGCGGTCGTGACAGGCGGAGGTTCAG GCATCGGCCTCATGTTCGTCAAGGCGTTACTCCAGAATGGTGCCGCAAAGGTCTACATCGCTGGTCGAAGGAAGGAAAAGCTCGATGAAGTCGCCAGCTCATTGGGCGACAAGGTCGTTGGGGTTCAGTGCGACGTCACCTCCAAGTCAGATCTGCAGAACATGGTCTCTCAGATTGAGAAGGACATTGGGTACGTCAACCTGTTGGTGTGCAACTCTGGTATTGGAGGACCTCAGGTGAAGCCAATTACTCCCGAAACAACCTTGGAAGAATGGGCCAAGTCCAACTTTGACACTGATTTCGGCGATTATGTCAACACTTTCGCCATCAATACCGCGTCGGTTTGGTTCACCAGCATGGCTTTTCTCCCACTTCTGAAGAAGGGCAACGAGAAGGGAAATGTCGAGCAGACGTCACAAGTCATTGTCACCAGCTCCATCGCCGCATTCAACAAGAAAGCCCCCGGCGGTTGGGCATACGGGCAGTCCAAGGCTGGAGCTGTTCTAGCAGCCAAGCAGCTTGCCGTTGCCCTTCCCCAGTGGAATATCAGAGCCAACTGCATTGCTCCTGGAT TATTCCCCAGCGAGATGTCAGAACCAATTGTCAAGATGTATACCGATGAGTCAGGACAGCCTGGTGCCGTGCCAACGTCAATGGCACCGCTTCGAAGAATgggagatgagaaggatatgTCAGGAACTTTTCTATATCTAGCATCTCGGGCGGGTGGATATTGTAACGGCACAGTTATAGTCGTCGATGGCGGTCGCTTGAGTAACTTTCCGACCACGAATTAG
- a CDS encoding gluconate 5-dehydrogenase has product MSVARSELKFRAPPSMRLSDGSTNSKTSRPEHNHTITTSLDRARDRFAVTGNAIVTGGAGDIGSVACRALLEHGLQGLAIFDLHPDAGQMAVTSLQSDFPEAKITFTKVDVTDSKSVTAAVANAEQVIGPINICLCFAGIAFAAHALDITPQQFKTMFDVNTTGAFLVAQAVAKSIASRETGGSIILMASISAHIVNFPQPQVHYNAAKAAIISMKSSLAAEWAVHGIRVNSISPGYMDTILNEGDGLAEHRAIWAKRTPYGRMGKPEELTGAVVLLASKAGSYITGADILVDGGISVF; this is encoded by the coding sequence ATGTCCGTCGCACGATCTGAGCTCAAGTTCCGCGCTCCTCCGTCAATGCGATTGAGTGACGGCTCAACTAACTCTAAAACATCTCGCCCAGAACATAATCACACCATCACCACATCTCTGGACCGAGCACGAGATCGGTTCGCGGTCACAGGCAATGCCATTGTGACTGGGGGTGCTGGGGATATTGGATCTGTTGCCTGTCGAGCTCTGCTTGAACATGGACTCCAGGGACTAGCTATCTTTGACCTGCATCCTGATGCTGGGCAAATGGCAGTCACCAGTCTTCAGAGCGACTTCCCTGAAGCAAAGATCACGTTTACCAAAGTTGATGTGACAGATTCCAAGTCCGTCACAGCCGCCGTTGCGAACGCAGAGCAAGTCATCGGTCCTATCAACATCTGCCTTTGCTTTGCTGGCATCGCCTTTGCTGCACATGCTTTGGACATTACTCCACAACAATTCAAGACCATGTTTGACGTCAACACCACGGGTGCATTCCTGGTAGCTCAAGCTGTTGCGAAGTCTATCGCAAGCAGAGAAACAGGTGGCTCCATCATTCTAATGGCGAGCATATCAGCCCACATAGTAAACTTTCCCCAGCCTCAAGTTCACTATAACGCGGCGAAGGCCGCCATCATCTCTATGAAAAGCTCACTCGCCGCAGAGTGGGCGGTACATGGTATTCGTGTCAATAGTATCAGTCCTGGATACATGGATACTATTCTGAATGAGGGGGACGGTTTGGCAGAGCATAGAGCTATCTGGGCAAAGAGAACCCCATATGGCCGTATGGGGAAACCGGAGGAACTCACGGGTGCTGTTGTCTTGCTCGCCAGCAAAGCAGGTAGTTACATCACGGGCGCAGATATCCTTGTAGATGGTGGGATTAGCGTTTTTTAG